The nucleotide sequence GCGGGTCCTCATGGCAGTGCAGCGCGGATGGCTTGCGCCGGTCCGCCTGCAGCCGACAACTATCGGCCCGCCAACCTATAAAGTAAAATAACCGCCACGTTTGACTCCATAACTTCCCGGAATGCCATGCTCGGTGATGATTTTCAGTATTTCCTGGCGCTGGCAGCAACCGGCACCATCACCGGCACGGCCGAGCACCTGGGCATTTCCCAACCCGCGCTGAGCAAGGCCATGCAGCGGCTGGAGCGCAAGGTCGGCGCCAGGCTGGTGACCCGCAGCGCGCGCGGCATCGAGCTGACCGAGGCTGGAAAGGCATTTCATGCCCGCCTGCAGGCAGCCAGCCGCGACATGGAAGATGCCGTGCAGGAAGCGCGCAACCTCGGCGGCAACGATGCCGGCCTGCTGCGCATGGGCGTCACGCCCGCCACCACCGACTTCACGCTACAGGCGCTACTGCCGGCGCTTACCGTGGAACGGCCGGCGGCCAGCATCGCCTTCACCACCGCCTTCAGCAACGCCATGATGGAAAAGGTGAGCCGGCGCGATGTCGAACTGGCGGTCTGCCCGGTGCCGGAACGCCTGGATGCCGCGCTGGAATGCGAGACGCTGTATGAAGATCCGTGCAGCCTGATGATGCAGAGCAGCCATCCCCTTGCGCGCAAGGAGACGATCAGCCTGGACGACATCACCCGCTATCCCTGGGCCGCGACCGGTCAGCATGAATTTACCCGGCTGCAGGTGCGCAGCGCCTTCGCAAGGCGCGGCCTGTCGCTGCCGCGCATCGTGGTGGAAGCGGACACGCTCAATGCGCTGATACTCGTGGTGGCGCGCACCGGGCTGATCAGCATGATCAACACCCGCAATGTGCAGGCCGGCGGCCTGCCCGGTAACGTCGTGGTGCGGCCGCTTGCCTTGTCGGGCATGGACCGGCGCATCGGCATCCTGCGCCGCGCCGGCTACCTGTCGCCGATCGCGCAGCGCGCAGTGGAGTTGCTGCGCGCCGAAACGGCGCCAAAAGAAATTGCCGCGCCATCGGATGACGCGGCATGAAGGCTTAAAGGTTTCAAGGCCTGCAGATTTAATCGAGCGTGATCTTCTGCTCGCGGATCAGCTTGTGCCAGCGTACTGTCTCGCTCTTGAGCAAGTCGGCATATTGCTGCGGGCTGTTTGCTACCGGCTCGACGCCGAAGTCGATCAGGCGCTGCTTCACCGCTGGCTGATTCACCGCGCTCACTAGCTGTCGGTTCAGCGTGCCCAGCACATCGGCCGGCAGGCCGGCGGGCGCGACCACCCCGACCAGTGCGGCGGCCTCGATATTCTTGTAGCCCAGTTCGGCGAAGGTCGGCACGTCGGGCAGCTGCGGCAGGCGGGTGGCATTGGCCACCGCCAGCGGCCGGATCTTGCCAGCCTTGATGAAGCCGCCGCCGGCAGCCAGGTCGACCATCATCGCGGGAATCTGGTTGCCAGCGAGGTCAGACAGCGCGGGTGCAGCGCCGCGGTAGGCCACATGCTGCATGTCCACGCCCGCGGCCACCTTCAGCAGCTCCATCGCCAAGTGATGCGGGCTGCCGGCGCCGGCGGAGCCATAGCTGATGCTGCCGGGACGGGCCTTGGCCCTGGCGATGAAGTCCTTCGCGTCCTTGGCTTCCGAACCCGGCCCCACCACCAGGATCATCGGGAAGCGGCCAATCAGGGTGACCGGCGTCAGGTCTTTTTCAGGGTTGTAGCTGAGCTTGGAATACAGGGCCGAGTTGAACACCATGGTGCCGTTGTCGGCATTCAGGATAGTGTAGCCGTCGGCCGGCGCGCGCGCCGTCTCCGATGCGGCGATCGCGGTATTGGCGCCGGCCTTGTTCTCGATGATGACCGGCTGCTTGACCTGTTCGGACAGGGCCTGGCCAACGGTGCGCGCCAGGAAGTCGGAACCGCCGCCCGGCGGATACGGCACCAGCCAGCGGATCGGCTTGGACGGATAGGACTGCGCATGCGCGGCAACGCCGGACATCAGGACGGGCAATGCAATGAGGCAGCTTGCCAACAGTTTTTTCAAGGTGTTCTCCTGTCTGGGATGGTTGACTGACTTGACTAACTTGAAGACGTTTTTAATTTTTGCGTAATGCTACTACGCCTTGCGTAAAATAGCGAAGCCGGCGCCGCGTGGCGCCTTTCCGGCCTCCCCTACCCTTTCCGAAAGACCAGCCAAGTGACCAAGAAGCTGCCGCAGCAATCCGAAGAGCGCCGCCGCCGGGTGCAATCCGCCGAAGTGGGCATGGGCATACTGAAGGCCCTGTGCCGCCTGGGCGGCGCAGCCAGCCTGACAGCCGTGGCTGCCGAAGTGCAGGAAAGCACGGCCAAGGTGCACCGCTACATGGCCAGCCTGATCCAGGAAGGCATGGTGGCGCAGAACCCGGCCACCCAGCATTACTACCTCGGGCAGCAGGCCATTGCAATCGGCCTGGCCGCATTGCGCCAGTGCGACCCGATCCGCCTCGGCGAACCGGCGCTGGTGCGGCTGCGCGAGCAGTTGCAGGTAACTTGCTTTCTGGCCGTGATGGGCAACCAGGGCCCGACCATACTGCGCTTCGAGGAACCCGGCCTGCCCATCACCATCAATGTGCGCGCCGGCTCGGTGATGCCACTGCTCTGGTCAGCCACCGGTCAGGTCTTCCTGAGCTATCTCGACGATGCCGCCGTCAGCAGCCAGGCAGAACATGAACTGGCCGCCGCCGGCAAGGCCCAGCGCGCGCTGTTGACCGGCAGGAATCCAATCGACGCCTTGCGCCGCCGGGTAAGGCGCCAGGGCTGCGCCACCATTTGCGGCACCCTGCTGCCCGGCATCAGCGCCGTGGCCGCGCCCGTGTTTGACTACAACGGGCATCTGTGCGCGGTGCTGACCGCACTGGGTGCCTCGGGTGGCTTTGACATCACGCCCGAAGGCGGCATCGTCGCCGAGGTGATGCGCGAGGCGGCCAGCATCAGCGCCGTGATGGGCTACACCGGCGCCGGGGCGGCCGCCGCAAACGCCTGACTGCAACGCTCGGCGCGATATTACGCAAAGCGTAGTATGATTACGCAGAACGGTCCGGCAGGATGGCAGCATCCGAGACGCCGCCGGACCGGCAGCCCCAGCGCCGGCGTCCAGCCAGGCCGGGTTTAAGCCATGCATCATGCGGAGCGACTCATGCACACCCCTTCCTCTCCCGCCGGCGCGGCCGGCTGCCCGATCGACCACCAGGCGCTATCACCTCCCCGCTCGCCGACCGGCTGCCCGGTCAGCCAGCAGGCAGCGCAGTTCGACCCCTTCGACGATGCCTATCAGCAGGACCCGCCTGAGTACCTGCGCTGGGCGCGCCAGCAGGAGCCGGTGTTCTACAGCCCGAAGCTAGGCTATTGGGTGGTCAGCCGCTATGACGACATCAAGGCGGTGTTTCGCGACAACATCACCTTCAGCCCTTCCATTGCGCTGGAAAAGATCACGCCCACCGGCGACGAAGCTAATGCGGTGCTGGCGTCCTACAACTATGCAATGAACCGCACCCTGGTCAACGAGGACGAGCCGGCCCACATGGCGCGGCGCCGGGTGCTGATGGAGCCGTTCACGCCGGAAGCGCTGAAGCACCATGAGCCGCTGGTGCGGCGCCTGGCGCGGGAATACGTGGACCGCTTCATAGATGACGGCCGCGCCGACCTGGTCGACCAGATGCTGTGGGAAGTGCCGCTGACCATTGCGCTGCATTTTCTCGGCGTGCCGGAGGAAGACATGGACCTGCTGCGCAAGTACTCGATTGCCCATACGGTCAACACCTGGGGCCGGCCCAGGCCGGAGGAACAGGTGGCAGTGGCCCATGCGGTGGGCAACTTCTGGCAGCTGGCCGGCCAGATCCTGGAAAAGATGCGGCGCGACCCGTCCGGTCCCGGCTGGATGAAATACGGCATCCGCATGCAGGCCGACTACCCTGACGTGGTCACCGATTCGTATCTGCATTCGATGATGATGGCCGGCATCGTGGCCGCCCATGAGACCACCGCGAATGCCACCGCGAATGCGGTCAAGCTGCTGCTGCAGCATCCCGGCGCATGGCACGAGCTGTGCCAGGACCCGAGCCTAATTCCCAACGCGGTGGAGGAATGCCTGCGCCACAACGGGTCGGTGGCCGCATGGCGCCGGCTTGCCACGAAGGCAGCGCGCATTGGCGAAGTCGATATCCCAGCAGGCGCGAAGCTGCTGATCGTGATGTCGTCGGCCAACCATGACGAACGCCACTTCACCGACGCCGACATGGTCGACATCCGCCGCGACAATGCAAGCGACCACCTGACCTTCGGCTATGGCGCCCACCAGTGCATGGGCAAGAACCTGGCGCGCATGGAGCTGCAGATCTTCCTGGAGGAACTCACCAAGCGCCTGCCGCACATGCGCCTGGCCGAGCAGCGGTTTTCCTATGTGCCTAACACCTCGTTTCGCGGGCCGGAGCATTTGTGGGTGGAATGGGACCCGCAGGCCAATCCGGAGCGGCAGGATCCGGCGCTGCTGCAGGCGACTTCGCCGGTGCGCATCGGCGAGACGTCGCACCATGTGCTGGGTCGCACCGTCCGCGTGGAAAGCGTAACCATGGTGGCGCAGGACATCGCCAGGCTGCGCCTGGCAGCGCTCGACGGCCGGGCCATGCCGCGCTGGACGCCGGGCTCGCATATCGACATTGAGTGCGGCGCGCCGGAATTGTCGCGCCAGTATTCGCTGTGCGGCGATCCGGCCGATGGCAACGCCCTGGAAATCGCGGTGCTGCGCGACCCGGAAAGCCGTGGCGGCTCGCGCTGGGTGCATGCGAATGTGCGGCCGGGCGACCTGCTCACGATCCGCGGCCCGCGTAACCATTTCCGCTTCGATGAAAGCGCCGGCAAGGTGATTTTCATCGCCGGTGGCATTGGCATTACGCCGATCCTGGTCATGGCCCGTCGCGCCAGGGAGCTGGGCATGGACTATGTGCTGCATTACGCCGGCAGGTCACGCGCCACCATGGCCTTCGTCAATGAACTGGCCGCGCTGCACGGCAAGCGCCTGCATCTGTACTGCAAGGACGAGGGCGCCCGGCTCGACTTGCCGGCGCTGCTGGACGTGCCGCAGCCAAACACCCAGGTCTATGCCTGCGGCCCGGTGCGCATGCTCGAAGCGCTGCAACAAGCTTGCGCCCGCTGGCCCGAGGATGCACTGCGCATCGAGCATTTCCACGCCAGCACGAGCGCGCTCGACCCGGCTAAGGAGCATGCGTTCGAGGTGGAACTGAAGGATTCCGGTCTGACCCTGACCGTGGCGCCCGAACAGACCCTACTGACGGCGCTGCGCGCGGCCAACATCGACGTGCAGAGCGACTGCTGCGAAGGGCTTTGCGGTTCCTGCGAGGTACGGGTGCTGTCGGGGGCGGTAGACCACCGGGATGTGGTGTTGACCCGCGCCGAGCGCGAGGCGAACAACAAGATGATGGCTTGCTGCAGTCGCGCAGTGGGCGGGAGGATTGTGCTGGAGCTGTAGCAAAGCGACTGCCTGCCAGGCGGCCGCTAACAAACGTACCCCGGATGAAACATAGCTTCACTCGGGGTACGCTAGCCACTAGCAGCAGGAATGCTCACAAAATCAAACCTATTTACAGTAAAGATTCCCGTTTAGCCATCATTGGTGTTTGCCAGGGCACAAGTTTTGTCGCAATCAATCCAGCGTGATATTCGCCTTCTTGATCACATCTCCCCAGTAATCCAGCTCCTTCTTCACTAGGCTGCCCAGCGCTTGCGGCGGCATGTACCGCACCTCCACGCCCTGGGTGGCAGCGCGGGCCTTCGTCTCGGGCTGCTCCAGCGCCAGCTTGACGTCCTGGGTCAGCTTGTCGACCGCGGGCTGCGGCGTGCCAGCCGGCGCGAACAGTGCTACCCAGGCTTCCAGCTCGAAGCCCGGCACGCCCGCTTCCGCGGTGGTGGGCACATTCGGCAGGCCAGGATGGCGCGACTTGCCGGCCACGGCCAGGGCCTTGAGCTTGCCCGACTGGATATGTTGGATCACTGAAGGCGGCGTGGTGATGAACATCTGCACCTGGCCGGCGAGCACGTCCTGGATCGCCTGGCCCGAACCCTTGTACGGCACGTGCGTAATCACGGTGCCGGTCTGCTGCTTGAAGAGTTCGGTGCCCAGGTGTGACAGCGAGCCGTTGCCCTGCGACGCATAATTGACCTTGCCCGGGTTCTTCTTCAGGTAATCCACCAATTCCTTCAGACTGTTGACCGGCAGCGAGGGATGCACGGTGATCACGTTGGTTGCCACCGTGATCAGGCCTACCGGTGTGAAGTCCTTCGGCGCCCAGGGCAGGTCTTTCATCAGCCAGGGATTGCCGGTGTGGTAGGCGGAATAGGAAGCTAGCAAAGTGTAGCCGTCCGGCTTGGCGCGCCCCACGGCCTGGTAGGCGATGTTGCCGCTGCCGCCCGGACGGTTGTCTATCACCACGGATTGCTTGATGACTTTCGCCAGCGGATCGCCGACCAGGCGCGCGGAGGTGTCAACCAGCCCGCCGGGCGGGTTGGGCACCACGATGGTAATGCTCCGGGCCGGGAAGTCCTGGGCATAAGCGGCTGCGGCGGTGGCAGCCAACAGGGTAGCGCCGGCAAGTTTGCGTAACATGGTTTGTCTCCTCATTCTTCGGTCACAGGGAAAGTCATGGCATTGCTGCCCTGGTTTGCCGGGCGCACGGCAGCGTCAGGCTGGATCTATCTGGCAGGCCGGATCATATAATTCTTTTGGCACATTCGCTCATGCCGGACCTGCGTCATTGGCGAAAGTCGGCTTAGTGAGCTATGCCTTTGGACGGCAGTGTGGCGGGCGGCACACTCCATGTCATTCTTTCAGCATCGGGCGTGGACATGGACAAACAGATTGCTGACGGTCTCAGGGTACTCGAGCTGGGCCAATGGAGTGTTGGCCCCTGCGCGACCAAGACCCGGACAGGGCGCCGTCGGCCGGCTTGCGGATGGCGTCGAATGCCGGGTATTGCGGCAGTAGGCTTTCGCTGAGGTTGACGCCCGACTCATACAGCGCCACGTCGATCATCTGCCGCTGCCGCCGCGACAGCATGCGTCATTTGCGCAGCGGACCGCCGTCGCCCGGTGCTTTCCCCTTGATGAGCTCGGCGCCAACATGGCCAGGGTCTTCTGCTGGGCTCGCGCGACATAGAATTCCTATCGCTGCTGTTGCGGTTGCTCGCCAAAAAGCAGAAAAAGGGAGCGGCCAGCGTGCTGAACGAAGGAAAGTGAACCCCGGTAGCTCTGGCAATCTCCTGTCGCAAAGGGTTTGCTGAAGTCGTTCGTTCCCTGCCCGTGTCTAGCCAGCGCAAAGAACGGCATTGGGAAACTGTCATCGGACTGATGGTCGATGATTTCAGGCGTGGCAGAAGAGGCAGGTTGCCCTGCCGTTCACCCCAGTCTCGCCACTTCCTCCAGTGGCTTGCGTTCCGCGTGCACCGCATGCCGCTGCGCCAGCAGGCCGGCCAGGATGGCCAGCGCCGCGCCCAGCCCATAGCCAGCCGCCACCGAAGCGCGGTCGCCGCTGTCGATTAGCCAGCCAAACAGCACTGGCGCGATGAAGCCGCCGGTGCCGGTGCCGATCGCATAAAAGATCGATATGGCCAGCGCCCGCATCTCCAACGGGAAGACCTCGCTGGCGGTGAGATAGGCGGAACTGGCGGCGGCGGAAGCGATGAAGAACACGGCGCTCCAGCAAATTGCCAGGCCAGTCGCGCTCAGCCAGTCAGAAAGAAAGGCCCAGCCTATCAGCGCCAGCCCTATGCCGCTCGCGAGGTAGGTCAGCGAGATCATGCGGCGCCGGCCCAGGCTGTCGAACAGCGGGCCAAGCAAGAACGGACCGAGCACGTTGCCCAGTGCGAAGGGAAAGATGTAGAGCGCCACCCGGTTGTCCGGCACTTGGAAGAAGCGGGTCAGTACCAGCGCATAGGTAAAGAAGATGGCGTTGTAGACAAAGGCCTGCGCCACCATCATCGACAGCACCACCAAGCTGCGCATGCGGTAGTCTATCAGCAACAGCGAAAAGACTTCGCGCAACGGCGGCGTGCCACGACCGCTGGCATGCAGGCCGGGCGCGGCTGGCAGCAGCACGCCGTGCTGGCGTTCCACCTGCGCTTCAATATCGTCGATAATGCGCTGCGCTTCCTCCGCCCGGCCATGCATTAAGAGCCAGCGCGGGCTTTCCGGAACATGGCGCCGGACCAACACAATGGCCAGCGCCAGCACTGCGCCAAGCACGAAGCAGGCGCGCCAGCCCAACGCCGGCCCGAGTACGCGCGCGTCAAGCAACACCAGACTCAGTGCGGCACCCATTGCGGCGCCGATCCAGAAGCTGCCGTTGATGAACAGCGCCACCCGGCCGCGCACCCGCGCCGGGATCAGTTCGTCGATCGCGGAATTGATGGCGGCATACTCGCCGCCTATGCCCAGGCCGGTGACGAAGCGGCAGACAGAAAGGAATAGGAAACTGGTGGAAAACGCGGTGGCCAGCGTGGCCAGCATGTAGACCGCGAGCGTGATCATGAACAGCTTCTTGCGGCCCAGCCTGTCGGTCAGCCGGCCGAAGACCAGTGCGCCTAGCACGGCGCCGGCGATATAGATGGAGCCGGTCCAGCCGACCTGCGCCGCGCTGAGCGCCAGCGTGTCAGGCCGTTCCAGCACGCTGCCGATCGAGCCGATCAGGGTGACTTCGAGACCATCGAGCACCCAGGCAATGCCCAGCGCCATCACCACGCGCCAGTGCCAGCCGGACCAGGGTAGCCGGTCCAGCCGGCCCGGAATATCGCTGGCGACGGATGACATCGTGATGCGGTAAAGAAAAAGGCCGCCCGCGGCGGCCCATTGGCAATTAGCCGGTGATGATCATCTGGTTGTCGATCGACTTTACGCCCGGCACTGCCTTGACCAGCGCCTCGGCCTTGCGGCGCAGCGCCAGCGACTTGATGTCTCCCTTGAGCTTGACCACGCCGTCGGTGGTGCTGACGTCGATCTTGAAGGCGTTCAGTTCCGGGTCTGCCTGCAAGGCGCCCTTGGCGCGCGCAGTGATGGCGCTGTCGTCCATCGCCTGGCCGGCGCCCTGTTGCGAAGCCTTGCTGGTGTCAGCTGTGCCCTTCATTCCGGCGCATCCAGTGGCGATCAGGGCGGCGGCGATAACGGCGATGAGGCGGGGGGTCTGCATGTGTTGCTCCTTATTGATATGTATAGGCAGGAAGATGTTGCCGCGCGCTGCGATGCGGCGTCCGGCACGTCCCGGCCAGAGTCTACTGCCTAAGCCGCGCCTCTTCAACCTTCAGAGCCCTGCATATGCGGTATTTCATGCGCGGCGCCCGGATCACGGGCTTTTATGCGGCGGTGAAAGGCAGCGCCCCGAATCTGCTCATCTGCGGCTTTGTTGATTAAATGCACGGCTTTATTTATGGTTTTCATGCACATTGGATGCCAACCCGTGCAGGCCGCATGCAGCCTGTCGCTGCGCCCTCATCGCCAACCATCTCAACGAAAGCACTGCCCTGTGAAAGAAAACTGGATACGCGGAAACCGATTCACGCTGCTGGAAAACGGCGAGGCATTCTTTCCGCGTGTCTTTGAGGTGATTGCGAAGGCGCAACGCGAAGTGCTGATCGAAACCTTCATCCTGTTTGAGGACAAGGTCGGGCGCGAGCTGCATGCAACGCTGCTGGCTGCGGCCCGGCGCGGGGTCCGGGTCGAGCTCACCATCGATGACTGGGGCTCGCCGGATCTGTCGGATGGCTTCATCAGTGCGCTGATCGAGGCTGGCGTGATCTTCCATGTCTTCCAGCCTGCACCCAAGCTGTTTCGCCGCTTCCACGTGTTTCGCCGCATGCACCGCAAGCTGGTGGTGGTGGATGGCGTCCGTGCCTTTGTCGGCGGCATCAATTACTCGGCCGACCACCTGGCCGATTTCGGCCCCGAGGCCAAGCAGGACTATGCGGTGGAAGTCGAAGGCCCGATCGTGGCCCATATCCACAGCTTTGCGCTGGCGGCGGTGGCGGGCGAAACGCCGAAGCGCCGCTGGTTTCATCGCCGTCCGAAATGGCCGCCGCTTGCTTCCCTGGCGCCGGCTGGCGATGCCCGCGCACTGTTTGTTTGGCGTGACAACCAGGAGCACAAGAATGACATCGAGCGCCAGTACCGCCTGGCGTTCCGGCTTGCGCGGGAACGCATCATCGTGGCCAACGCCTATTTCTTCCCCGGCTATCGCTTCCTGCGCGAATTGCGCAAGGCGGCGCGGCGCGGCGTGAAGGTCACGCTGATCCTGCAGGGCAATCCGGACATGGCCATCGTCAAGACCGCCGCTTCCATGCTGTATCACCACCTGCTCGGTTCGGGCGTGGAAATCTACGAGTACTGCAAGCGCCCGCTGCATGGCAAGGTGGCGCTGGTGGACGACACCTGGGCCACGGTCGGCTCCAGCAACCTCGACCCACTCAGCCTGTCACTAAACCTGGAGGCCAATGTAATGATTCACGACCGCGCCTTCAATGCGCAGCTCAGCGCGAGCCTGGAAAAGCTGATGCAGCACAGCTGCACCCGCATTGACATCAACGACTTGACAGATTCGGAGGCATGGCGGCCGATACGCACCTTCTTCCTGTTTCACCTGCTGCGGCGCTATCCTTCCTGGGCCGGCTTCCTGCCCGCCCACACGCCGCGCCTGGCATCGTTGCGCGCACCGGCCAGCCCTGACCATGCCGGCGATTTGAATCAGTCGGCGATGCAATGAACGCAGGCAGCGACGCGGCCAGCCTTGCGCAACGGCAGCAGGCGCGGCCCTGGTGGCACTGGGCGAAGCGCCTGCTCAAGTTCTGCTTCCTTGCCCTGATTGCGTATCTGCTGATCAAGCAGGCTAGATCGGTCGAATGGGACAAAGTGATGGCCGCGATCTACCAGCGCAGTGCACTGGCGCTGCTGGCAGCGGCTGGCCTGGCGGCTGCCAGCCACCTGCTCTACGCCTGCTTTGATTTGCTGGGAAAGCACCTCACGGGGCACAAGCTGCCAGCCAGAACCGTTATGGGCATTACCTTTGTTTGTTATGCATTCAACCTGAACCTGGGCAGCCTGATCGGCGGCGTGGCCATGCGCTACCGGCTGTATTCGCGCTTTGGCCTCGACAGCACGGTCATTACCCGCATCGCCGCCACCAGCATGCTGACCAACTGGAGCGGTTACCTGCTGCTGGCCGGGCTGGCGTTCTGGTGGCGTCCCCTGCCGTTGCCAGCCGAATGGAAGCTCGATAGCAGCGGGCTGCGACTGCTGGGCATGGCCATGGTCGCCATGGCCTTGGCCTATGTACTGCTCTGCGCATTGGCGACACAGCGCGACTGGACCCTGCGTGGCCACGGCATTACGCTGCCGCCGTGGAAGCTGGCGGTGGTGCAGCTGCTGATGTCGTGCACCAATTGGCTGATGATCTCCGGACTGGTCTACCTGCTGCTGCAGCAAAAAATCGACTATCCGACAGTGGTAGCCGTGCTGCTCACCGCTGCCATCGCCGGCGTAGTCACCCATGTGCCGGCAGGCCTTGGCGTATTGGAAGCGGTGTTTATCGCGCTGCTGTCGCAGCAGCTGGGCCGCAATGAACTGTTGGCCGCGCTGATCTTGTATCGCTTTTTGTATTACCTGGCGCCGCTGGTGCTGGCCTGCGTGGTGTATTTCGTGACCGAGGCAAGGACGCAGCGGCGCAGCCCTTAACTATGACTTGATACGACACCAGGGCCGTCCTGACCGGCGCCAACCTGCATGCACGGCAGGTCAGCGTCGCGCCAGCGTGGCCACGGATCAGTAAATCGCCGGCACGCCATCCGCCGCCGGCGCCGGTGCGGTACCGCCGAACTCGGCACGCAGTTCGCGCGCGGCCACTGCCAGCAGCCGCGCTTCCAGGCCGACCGCAACGAAGGTGCAGCCAAGGTCGAGATAGCGCCTTGCCAGCGCATTGTCCGACACCAGGGTGCCGGCTGCCTTGCCGGTGGCGATGATGCGGCGCATTGCATCCTCGATAGCGGCCTGCACTTCCGGATGGCCCGGATTGCCGCGATGGCCAAGCGAGGCCGACAGGTCGGCCGGGCCGATGAAGACGCCATCGATGCCGTCGACCGCGCAAATCGCTTCGATGTTGTCGAGCGCGGTGCGGGTCTCGGCCTGCACCAGCAGGCAGACCTCGTCATTGGCACGCGCCAGGTAGTCGGTGCGCTGTCCCCAGCCTGAGGCGCGGGCGGCGGCAGCGCCAACGCCGCGTATGCCCTGCGGCGGATAGCGCACCGCCGACACCATGTGCGCAGCCTGCTCGGGCGTATCCACCATCGGAATGAGCAGGGTCTGGGCGCC is from Noviherbaspirillum sp. L7-7A and encodes:
- a CDS encoding lysylphosphatidylglycerol synthase domain-containing protein; the protein is MNAGSDAASLAQRQQARPWWHWAKRLLKFCFLALIAYLLIKQARSVEWDKVMAAIYQRSALALLAAAGLAAASHLLYACFDLLGKHLTGHKLPARTVMGITFVCYAFNLNLGSLIGGVAMRYRLYSRFGLDSTVITRIAATSMLTNWSGYLLLAGLAFWWRPLPLPAEWKLDSSGLRLLGMAMVAMALAYVLLCALATQRDWTLRGHGITLPPWKLAVVQLLMSCTNWLMISGLVYLLLQQKIDYPTVVAVLLTAAIAGVVTHVPAGLGVLEAVFIALLSQQLGRNELLAALILYRFLYYLAPLVLACVVYFVTEARTQRRSP
- the hpaI gene encoding 4-hydroxy-2-oxoheptanedioate aldolase, translating into MSYDNRFKAALATKNPQIGLWLSLANSYTAELCATAGFDWLLLDSEHAPNDVRAILQQLQAVAPYPSHPIVRPVTGDVALIKQLLDIGAQTLLIPMVDTPEQAAHMVSAVRYPPQGIRGVGAAAARASGWGQRTDYLARANDEVCLLVQAETRTALDNIEAICAVDGIDGVFIGPADLSASLGHRGNPGHPEVQAAIEDAMRRIIATGKAAGTLVSDNALARRYLDLGCTFVAVGLEARLLAVAARELRAEFGGTAPAPAADGVPAIY